In Cellvibrio polysaccharolyticus, a genomic segment contains:
- a CDS encoding RidA family protein — protein MTIQRINPEPRWSDVTIYKGIAHFVEVPEDTRVGAEGQIKQVLALAEQRLALMGSDKTRLLSTTIYLTDRQNVEVMNRLWEAWLPAGCAPSRACVKVELLNPDMLIEMAFVAVCE, from the coding sequence ATGACCATTCAACGAATCAACCCGGAGCCGCGCTGGTCCGATGTCACTATCTACAAGGGCATCGCGCATTTTGTCGAGGTGCCGGAAGACACCAGAGTGGGTGCCGAAGGCCAAATCAAACAGGTATTAGCCTTGGCCGAACAGCGCCTTGCGCTAATGGGCAGCGATAAAACCCGTTTGCTCTCCACCACAATTTACCTCACCGACCGCCAAAACGTTGAAGTCATGAACCGTTTGTGGGAAGCCTGGCTGCCCGCAGGTTGTGCGCCTTCACGTGCTTGTGTAAAAGTTGAGTTGTTGAATCCGGATATGCTGATTGAAATGGCTTTCGTGGCGGTGTGTGAATAA